A section of the Rhea pennata isolate bPtePen1 chromosome 24, bPtePen1.pri, whole genome shotgun sequence genome encodes:
- the POU2AF1 gene encoding POU domain class 2-associating factor 1: MHWQKSSSPEQQPQPRPYQGVRVKEPVKELLKRKRGNIHNANATAATTVVLPHQPLPSYSPMGQPCIDMDVAASTLPITDDGALCSGWLPQPSSTSLQPLTQWTTYPDYMSHEAVSCPYTADMYVQPMCPSYTLVGPSSVLTYASQPLITNFAPRSTTPAVVPQIEVSEQQAPLTYFPWAQPLSALPASTLQYQPASSTLPGPQFVPLPISIPEPAPQELEDARRVIGTLPIEKLLLEDEDNDTYVLNHALSVEGL, from the exons ATGCACTGGCAAAAAT cttcttctcCAGAACAACAGCCGCAGCCTCGCCCCTATCAAGGAGTCCGTGTCAAAGAGCCGGTGAAGGAGCTATTGAAGAGGAAACGGGGAAATATTCATAATGCCAATGCAACGGCTGCTACAACg gTTGTCTTACCCCATCAGCCGCTTCCTTCGTATTCACCAATGG gccAGCCTTGCATTGATATGGATGTTGCTGCCTCTACATTGCCCATCACAGATGATGGAGCGCTCTGTTCTGGTTGGCTCCCCCAGCCCTCTTCCACATCCTTACAGCCTTTAACTCAGTGGACCACTTACCCCGATTATATGTCCCATGAAGCAGTCAGCTGTCCATACACAGCAGATATGTATGTTCAGCCTATGTGTCCTAGCTACACTCTTGTTGGACCTTCATCTGTTCTGACTTACGCTTCTCAACCGCTGATCACCAATTTTGCA CCCAGAAGCACCACCCCAGCAGTCGTGCCTCAGATCGAGGTGTCGGAGCAGCAGGCACCCCTCACGTATTTCCCATGGGCACAGCCCCTCTCTGCGCTGCCAGCCTCCACCTTGCAGTACCAGCCGGCTTCCTCCACGCTTCCCGGGCCACAGTTTGTGCCTCTGCCCATCTCCATTCCCGAGCCGGCCCCCCAGGAGCTGGAGGATGCTAGGCGAGTCATCGGCACGCTGCCCATCGAGAAGCTGCTTCTGGAAGACGAAGACAATGATACGTATGTTTTAAATCATGCTCTCTCTGTTGAAGGGCTTTGA